A genomic segment from Flavobacterium inviolabile encodes:
- a CDS encoding GNAT family N-acetyltransferase: MNFSIQPILENDKVILFPLLKDDFDALYAVASDPKVWEQHPNKDRWQKDIFQSFFDGAMQSKGAFKIVDIQTGEVAGSTRFYDYNEKDNSILIGYTFYGTKFWGKGMNPSVKKLMMEYIFQYVDKVYFNIGALNVRSQIAISRLGAVKIAEEDIAYYGEAPKRNFVYEIKKEDWEMAMDAAD; the protein is encoded by the coding sequence ATGAATTTTTCGATACAGCCAATTTTAGAAAACGATAAGGTAATCCTTTTTCCTTTGCTTAAAGATGATTTTGACGCTTTGTATGCAGTAGCATCCGATCCCAAAGTATGGGAACAGCATCCCAATAAAGACCGTTGGCAGAAAGATATTTTCCAATCCTTTTTTGACGGCGCCATGCAGAGCAAAGGAGCTTTTAAGATTGTGGATATCCAAACCGGAGAAGTGGCCGGAAGTACTCGTTTTTACGATTATAATGAAAAGGACAACAGTATTCTGATTGGTTATACTTTTTACGGAACAAAGTTTTGGGGCAAAGGGATGAACCCGTCTGTTAAAAAGTTAATGATGGAGTATATCTTTCAGTATGTAGATAAGGTATATTTTAATATAGGAGCCTTGAATGTACGATCGCAGATAGCCATTTCGCGATTAGGAGCGGTTAAAATAGCCGAAGAAGATATCGCATATTACGGAGAAGCTCCCAAACGCAATTTCGTTTATGAAATTAAAAAAGAAGATTGGGAAATGGCCATGGATGCAGCGGATTAA
- a CDS encoding VOC family protein: MQQLQKINPKTNVITWFEIPVSDMQSAKAFYETILDIEMTTRTFPETAEELCFFPYDPNVIQATSGRVTGVLTKSDTNSPSQNGSLLYINASPEIQPVLDRTEKAGGKVIVPKTRINAGYIAVILDSESNRIGLHAEK; encoded by the coding sequence ATGCAACAGTTACAAAAAATCAATCCCAAAACGAATGTCATTACCTGGTTTGAGATCCCGGTTTCGGATATGCAGAGCGCCAAAGCGTTTTATGAAACGATTCTGGACATTGAAATGACCACAAGGACTTTCCCGGAAACAGCCGAGGAACTTTGTTTCTTCCCTTATGATCCGAACGTTATCCAGGCTACATCGGGCAGGGTAACCGGCGTACTCACAAAATCCGATACCAATTCCCCGTCACAAAACGGTTCCCTGCTGTATATCAATGCCAGTCCGGAAATACAACCGGTACTGGACCGAACGGAAAAAGCAGGCGGAAAAGTGATCGTACCCAAAACGCGCATCAATGCCGGATATATAGCTGTTATTTTAGATTCCGAGAGTAACAGGATTGGACTTCATGCCGAAAAATAA
- a CDS encoding Crp/Fnr family transcriptional regulator, which produces MDSLLKYIHFLTDFSEESWEKLQPALTKKKFHKNELLLQEGQVCDTLFYVEKGYCKSYYEIDGIIKNTGFFFENEIATNITSFGTGLKSEFNIIACEPLTVVLFDKQKLLQIARQTPEVDALGRNCLRLLATKQEEFATLFKLYAAKERLRYVEINYPLMLQRIPLTQLASFLGVTRETLSRIRKRSLEM; this is translated from the coding sequence ATGGATAGCCTTTTAAAATATATACATTTTCTGACAGATTTTTCAGAGGAAAGCTGGGAAAAACTGCAACCGGCATTAACCAAAAAGAAGTTTCATAAAAATGAGTTGTTATTACAGGAAGGACAGGTTTGTGATACGTTATTTTATGTAGAAAAAGGCTATTGCAAAAGTTACTATGAGATAGACGGTATCATTAAAAATACCGGTTTCTTTTTTGAAAATGAGATCGCTACCAATATAACCAGTTTTGGCACCGGTTTGAAATCCGAATTCAATATTATAGCCTGCGAGCCGCTAACAGTGGTGCTTTTTGATAAACAAAAGCTGCTGCAAATAGCCCGGCAAACTCCCGAGGTTGATGCACTGGGGCGCAATTGCCTTCGCTTACTGGCGACCAAACAGGAGGAATTTGCAACGCTATTTAAATTGTATGCAGCCAAGGAACGATTGCGCTATGTCGAGATCAATTATCCGTTGATGCTGCAGCGTATTCCGCTGACGCAACTGGCTTCCTTTCTTGGTGTGACACGCGAAACGTTAAGCCGGATCCGGAAACGCAGTCTGGAAATGTAA
- a CDS encoding efflux RND transporter periplasmic adaptor subunit, whose translation MKLIYYTLIGIVLVSCNSNDKNKAAAPAKPMMMQSFETVAVTKQNPLIPLKLAGELAADQKTAIYAKVNSYVKKLAVDIGTTVTKGQVLMTLEAPEIQAQLVAAKSKWKAQEAIYIATKANYDRLFKANQTVGAIAKDALDQITARKLADQAQLEAAKSACQEIQIMTDYLVIRAPFDGIVAERNVDLGSYVGPMGKGSDKPLLVLQDLKKLRVSFSVPEAHTPYLNLGDSIPFKVVSLPEKKYTARISRKSGVLDFKLRSERIEADILNPNNDLKPLMVVEAVLPLQAKTATFFVPKTALVESNTGLYVIGVANGKTKHITVSKGRSLPELVEVFGSLKEGDKILLKATEEIEEGMMVKRE comes from the coding sequence ATGAAGTTAATCTATTATACGCTTATAGGAATAGTATTGGTATCCTGTAATTCCAACGATAAAAATAAAGCAGCAGCACCGGCAAAGCCAATGATGATGCAAAGTTTTGAAACGGTTGCCGTGACGAAACAAAATCCGCTGATTCCGCTAAAACTGGCCGGGGAATTAGCAGCCGACCAGAAAACCGCGATTTATGCCAAGGTAAACAGCTATGTTAAAAAACTGGCGGTCGATATTGGAACTACGGTAACGAAAGGCCAGGTTTTAATGACACTGGAAGCACCGGAAATCCAGGCACAGTTAGTTGCGGCCAAATCGAAATGGAAAGCCCAGGAAGCGATTTATATTGCTACAAAAGCCAATTATGACCGTTTGTTTAAAGCCAACCAGACCGTTGGAGCTATTGCCAAAGATGCATTGGACCAGATTACCGCCCGGAAGTTAGCCGATCAGGCGCAGCTGGAAGCAGCAAAATCAGCCTGTCAGGAAATACAGATTATGACGGATTACCTGGTTATTCGGGCGCCGTTTGACGGTATCGTAGCGGAACGGAATGTGGATCTGGGTTCCTATGTGGGCCCTATGGGCAAAGGTTCCGATAAACCGTTATTGGTTTTGCAGGATCTAAAAAAACTAAGGGTATCCTTTTCGGTGCCGGAAGCCCATACGCCTTATTTAAATCTGGGGGATTCGATTCCTTTTAAAGTGGTGTCACTACCCGAAAAGAAATATACCGCAAGAATTTCCCGTAAATCCGGTGTGCTGGATTTCAAACTGCGTTCCGAACGCATTGAAGCAGACATCCTGAATCCGAACAATGATTTAAAACCGTTGATGGTCGTAGAAGCCGTATTGCCGTTACAGGCAAAAACAGCAACCTTTTTTGTCCCGAAAACAGCTTTGGTGGAAAGCAATACGGGATTGTATGTGATTGGCGTGGCTAACGGGAAAACAAAGCACATCACCGTATCAAAAGGGCGTTCGCTGCCGGAGCTGGTTGAGGTTTTCGGAAGCCTGAAAGAAGGCGATAAGATACTGCTGAAAGCAACGGAAGAAATTGAGGAGGGGATGATGGTTAAGAGGGAATAA
- a CDS encoding efflux RND transporter permease subunit, translating into MNLIRFALRKPISVMVMVLGLLFFGIKATKEIKVDILPDMNLPVVYIAHSFNGYTPQQMEGYFTKMYVNMMLFTSGIESIETKNTQGLTLMKVNFYEGTDMGQAIAEINALSNRSQVFLPPGAPPPFIIRFDASSQPVGQLVFRSPDKTNNELQDIANFTARPFLIKIPGLTTAPPFGGSPRTIEINIDPNKLRTHQLTPEQVVEAINRNNITSPSGNIYIADTNYLTPTNNTIKDVADFGNIPVFKGGVDNIYIRDIATVKDGADITTGYALINGVRSVYINIAKSGNASTWDVVRNLKKAIPVIQNNLPENVTISYEFDQSVYVINAVKSLIVEGILGAILTGLMVLLFLRDRRAALIVVLTIPISVISGVLFLKLFGQSINIMSLSGLALAIGILVDESTVTIENIHQHLAMGKTRARAILDACKEIAFPKLLILLCILAVFAPAFMMTGIPGSLFMPLALAIGFSMVFSFILSQTFVPVMANWLMKDKAGQHEQQPDAFDRFKNRFVQFVQRLMPKRKPVIIGSFVLVLLSVFVLFSLTGKDVLPTVNSSQFQVRIKAPEGTRIEKTERIIKQSLRELETLIGKEHIAISSAFIGQHPSSFAVSPIYLYNAGPHEALMQVALKDFSGNTNALKEKIRKHMKEKMPAIQFSFEPIELTEKILSQGTNTPIEVRFSGMMKKMNVMYANKLLAKLKEIDYLRDQQIPQSLQYPAFEINIDRIRAAQLGIDAQDISRSLIPTTASSRYTSKNMWVGGMMGIAYDVQVQTPQNLLNSKEALLNTPLGKNGDRPVLGDVATVTPTKVMGESYNLGTMGYTPVTANIHQSDLGRAQKDVQAAIASLGELPKGVNVQVSGMVPVLDETMNSLAAGLLIAIVVIFLMLTANFQSFKVSFVILTTVPFVILGSLLLLKITGSTLNLQSYMGIIMSVGVSIANAVLLISNAEALRLQNGDAMQAALQAASLRIRPIIMTTLAMIAGMLPMAIGHGEGGDQVAPLGRAVIGGLIASSFSVLVLLPLVFVWIQHKTATTSPSLDPDDENSIHYLTLEK; encoded by the coding sequence ATGAATTTAATACGCTTTGCCTTGCGCAAACCCATTTCCGTTATGGTAATGGTATTAGGGCTTTTATTCTTCGGGATTAAAGCTACTAAAGAAATAAAAGTCGACATCCTGCCGGATATGAATCTTCCGGTTGTTTATATAGCCCATTCCTTTAACGGTTATACGCCGCAGCAAATGGAAGGCTATTTTACCAAGATGTATGTGAACATGATGCTGTTTACCAGCGGAATCGAAAGCATTGAAACAAAAAATACCCAGGGATTGACGCTGATGAAAGTTAACTTTTATGAAGGAACCGATATGGGACAGGCAATAGCCGAAATCAATGCACTTTCCAATCGTTCGCAGGTATTTTTACCGCCGGGTGCCCCACCGCCGTTTATCATCCGTTTTGACGCTTCTTCCCAGCCGGTAGGCCAATTGGTTTTCAGAAGTCCGGATAAAACCAATAATGAATTGCAGGATATCGCCAATTTTACGGCACGTCCGTTCCTGATTAAGATTCCCGGTTTAACAACTGCTCCGCCTTTTGGAGGAAGCCCGAGAACGATTGAGATCAATATCGATCCGAATAAACTGCGTACCCACCAGTTAACACCGGAACAGGTGGTAGAAGCGATAAACCGCAACAACATCACTTCGCCGTCCGGAAATATTTATATAGCGGACACGAATTACCTGACGCCGACAAACAACACGATTAAAGATGTGGCCGATTTTGGAAACATCCCGGTTTTTAAAGGCGGTGTGGATAATATTTATATCCGTGATATTGCAACGGTAAAGGACGGTGCCGATATTACAACCGGATATGCCTTGATTAACGGTGTCCGTTCCGTTTATATCAATATTGCCAAATCGGGGAATGCCTCCACCTGGGACGTGGTCAGGAATCTGAAAAAAGCGATCCCGGTCATCCAGAACAATTTACCGGAAAATGTAACCATTTCGTATGAATTTGACCAGTCGGTATATGTGATCAATGCCGTAAAAAGCCTGATTGTTGAAGGTATTTTAGGAGCCATCCTGACCGGATTAATGGTGTTACTGTTTCTGCGTGACAGGAGAGCCGCTTTAATTGTGGTGCTGACCATTCCGATATCGGTTATTTCCGGAGTATTGTTCCTGAAACTATTCGGGCAGAGTATCAATATCATGTCCCTGTCCGGACTGGCACTGGCTATCGGTATACTTGTGGATGAAAGTACCGTTACCATTGAAAACATTCACCAGCACCTCGCTATGGGCAAAACCAGGGCAAGGGCCATTCTGGATGCCTGTAAAGAGATAGCCTTTCCTAAATTGCTGATACTGCTTTGTATCCTGGCGGTATTTGCCCCGGCTTTTATGATGACGGGCATACCGGGTTCATTGTTTATGCCATTAGCACTGGCTATTGGATTTTCAATGGTATTTTCCTTTATATTGTCCCAGACGTTTGTTCCGGTAATGGCGAACTGGCTGATGAAAGACAAGGCCGGACAGCACGAACAGCAGCCGGATGCATTCGATCGGTTTAAAAACCGTTTTGTACAGTTTGTACAGCGGTTGATGCCAAAGCGGAAACCGGTTATCATTGGCAGTTTTGTACTGGTATTGCTGAGTGTTTTTGTACTGTTCAGCCTGACCGGGAAAGACGTTTTGCCAACGGTTAACTCCAGCCAGTTTCAGGTGCGCATCAAAGCACCGGAAGGAACCCGTATTGAAAAAACAGAACGGATAATCAAACAGTCTTTACGGGAACTGGAAACCCTTATCGGGAAAGAGCACATTGCTATTTCTTCGGCTTTTATAGGACAGCATCCTTCGTCCTTCGCCGTAAGCCCGATCTATCTCTACAATGCCGGTCCGCACGAAGCCTTAATGCAGGTGGCATTAAAGGACTTTAGCGGAAACACCAATGCATTAAAAGAAAAAATCAGGAAACACATGAAAGAGAAAATGCCGGCGATACAATTTTCTTTTGAACCGATAGAGCTGACCGAGAAGATCCTGAGCCAGGGAACGAATACGCCTATTGAAGTTCGTTTTTCGGGAATGATGAAAAAAATGAATGTGATGTATGCGAATAAATTACTGGCAAAACTAAAAGAAATCGACTACCTGCGCGACCAGCAGATTCCTCAGTCGTTGCAGTATCCTGCATTTGAGATTAATATAGACAGGATACGGGCGGCACAACTGGGGATTGATGCGCAGGATATAAGCCGTTCGCTGATTCCTACAACGGCATCCTCCCGCTATACCAGTAAGAATATGTGGGTAGGCGGTATGATGGGAATTGCCTATGACGTACAGGTGCAAACGCCTCAAAACCTGCTGAACAGCAAAGAAGCATTGCTGAATACTCCTCTTGGGAAAAACGGGGACCGCCCGGTTTTAGGAGATGTTGCCACCGTTACGCCAACAAAAGTAATGGGCGAAAGCTACAATCTGGGAACGATGGGCTACACTCCGGTAACGGCAAATATCCACCAGTCCGATCTGGGAAGAGCTCAGAAAGACGTACAGGCTGCTATTGCTTCTTTAGGAGAACTGCCCAAAGGCGTGAATGTTCAGGTGTCCGGTATGGTGCCGGTACTGGATGAAACCATGAACAGTCTGGCTGCCGGATTATTAATTGCAATTGTGGTGATTTTCCTGATGCTGACTGCAAATTTCCAGTCTTTTAAAGTGTCGTTTGTAATCCTGACGACGGTTCCTTTTGTAATCCTAGGATCGTTGCTGCTGCTGAAAATAACCGGCTCAACACTGAATCTGCAATCGTATATGGGAATCATTATGTCTGTTGGAGTTTCCATTGCCAATGCTGTTTTACTGATCAGTAATGCCGAAGCCTTACGCCTGCAAAATGGCGATGCCATGCAGGCGGCGCTACAGGCGGCATCTTTACGGATCCGTCCAATTATAATGACCACTTTGGCGATGATAGCCGGAATGCTGCCAATGGCAATTGGTCATGGAGAAGGCGGTGACCAGGTTGCTCCGTTGGGAAGAGCGGTGATTGGCGGATTAATAGCCTCTTCCTTCAGCGTATTGGTCTTATTACCGTTGGTTTTTGTGTGGATCCAGCATAAAACCGCTACAACATCTCCGTCACTGGATCCGGACGATGAAAACAGTATTCATTATTTAACATTAGAAAAGTAA